TTCGACGCGCTGCTCACGCACCTCGAGCGTGTGCACCCCTCCAAGTACGGCGCGCTGCTGGACGGCGTGCGCGTGGTGGGGCTCACCGGGGTGCACGCGGTCACGCGTCAGGACGTCGCGCTGCGGCTCGTGGTGCTCGTGGACCGGCTGTACGACCGCGACGTGCCCGTGCTGCTGGGCGGCGCGGGCACCGACGGGCTGTTCTCGCCGGAGATGCTCGCGGGCGGGTACCGCAAGAAGTACTACCGCGCGCTGTCCCGCCTCGGTGCGCTCGCGTCCGACGGGGCCGCACTGGTGCCCTGAGCGCCCCGACTCACCTCACAGCACGTCGTCGGTCAGGTGGTTCGGCGTGCCGAAGCGGTGCGCCGTGATGCTCACGGCCTGCTCCAGCAGGAACGGCGCGAGCTCGACGCGGCCCGACTCGGTGGCCGCGTGGTCCCACACCGCGAGATCGGGCCGGCCGTGCGTCGCGGGCGTGAGCGTGTGCGCGCTCGCGCCGACCAGCCGCACGCGCCCCCCGGCCAGGCCCCCGGCGCGGACCAGCCATGCGTCCTCGTCCTCGACGACGAGCGCAGCCGCCGCGTCCGCGACCGCGGCCGTGACCGCAGCCGGCAACGCGGCCGCGGTGGACACGACCGCGCGCGCACCCGCTGCGGTCGCGGCGCACACGACCCGGACCAGTGCCGCGGGCTCGCCGGACGCGGAGACGCGGATGAGCACGGGCGCGCCGTAGGGCAGGTGCCGCAGCACGTTGCGCTCGGCCCGCAGGCCCGTCACGTCCCGCGGCGCGAACCGCGTGGCGAGCGCGAGCGCGTCGTTGCGGGCACCGCGCTCGACCGTCTCGGCCTGCTCGGTCGTCAGGTCCGCGCGCGCGGCCGCGACGAGCGCACGCACGCGCGGGTCGGTGACGTCCGCGCCCTCGCGCGCGGGCCGCGGGTGCCACGTGCCCAGCACGTCGAGGTAGCCGGGTCCGCCCGCCTTCGCGCCCGGACCCACCGCCGAGCGCTTCCACCCGCCGAACGGCTGACGGCGCACGATCGCTCCCGTCGTCCCGCGGTTGACGTACAGGTTGCCCGCCTGCACGGCGCCGAGCCATGCGGCGATCTCCTGCGGGTCGAGCGAGTGCAGACCTGCGGTCAGGCCGTAGTCGACGTCGTCGGTGATCGCCACGGCCTCCGCCAGGTCGGTGGCCGTCATGACCGAGAGCACGGGGCCGAAGTACTCGGTCAGGTGCGAGCGTGCGCCGCGCCGCACCCCCACGCGCACGCCGGGCGTCCACAGCCGCCCCTCGTCGTCGAGCCGGCGCGGCCGCAGCGCCCACGACTCGCCCGGGTCGAGCTCGGTGAGCCCCGCGAGCAGCTTGCCCGCCGCGGGCTCGATCACGGGCCCGACCTGTGCGCGCGGGTCGTGCGGGTACGCCACGACGAGGGACGACGCGGCGTCGAGCAGCTGGTCGCGGAACCGGCGCGAGGTCGCGACCGACCCGACGAGCACCACGAGCGAGGCGGCCGAGCACTTCTGACCCGCATGCCCGAACGCGGACGCCACGACGTCCTTGACGGCCAGGTCCAGATCGGCGCTCGGGGTCACGACGATCGCGTTCTTGCCGCTGGTCTCGGCCAGCAGCGGCAGGTCGGGCCGGAACGAGCGGAACAGCGCCGCGGTGTCGTACGCGCCCGTGAGGATCACGCGGTCGACGCCCGGGTGCGCGACGAGCGTGCGCCCGAGCGTGGACTCCTCCACCTGGACCAGGGCCAGCACGTCCCGCGGGACGCCCGCGTCCCACAGCGCCTGCGCGAGGACGGCACCGCAGCGCTGCGCCTGACCCGCGGGCTTGAGCACCACGGCCGAGCCCGTGGCGAGCGCGGCGAGCGTCGATCCCGCAGGGATCGCGACCGGGAAGTTCCACGGCGGCGTGACGAGCGTGAGCGTCGCGGGCTCGAACCGCGCACCGTCGACGCCGGGCAGCTCACGCGCCAGCTCGGCGTAGTAGTGCGCGAAGTCGACCGCCTCCGAGACCTCCGGGTCGCCCTGGTCGAGCGTCTTGCCCGTCTCGGCCGCCATGACCTCGAGCAGCTCGAAGCGCCGTTCCTCGAGCACCTCACCCGCGCGGTGCAGCACCGCGGCGCGCTCGTCCGCCGGCAGCGCCGCCCACGCCGGCGCCGCCGCACGGGTGCGGGCGACGGTCGCGTCGACCTCGTCGGACGTGCGCAGGTGGGCCGCGTCGATCAGGTCCTGCCCGAGGTCGCAGGACGGCACGCGCGCGAGCACCGCACGTGCACGCGCACGGTTCTCGGCGACCGCGGGGTCGGTGTCGGGCGTGTTCACGAAGCGACCCGGACCGGGTGCGTGCTCGAGGGCCGCGTACCGGTCGGGGACGCGGTGGCGCGTCGGCACCTCGTCGTCGAGCGCGGCGACCGACGCCAGGAAGCGGTCGCGCTCGCGGGCGAACAGACCCTCGTCGGTCGCGAGGTCGAACACGGCCGACATGAAGTTGTCGCTCGACGCGCCCTCCTCGAGCCGCCGGATCAGGTAGGCGATCGCGACGTCGAACTCGCGCGGTGCGACCACCGGCGTGTAGAGCAGCAGCCCACCCACCTCGCGGCGCACCGCCTCCGCCTGGCCCGGCGCCATGCCCAGCAGCATCTCGAGCTCGACGGCGTCCCGGACGCCGCGCCGGCCGGCCAGCAGCCACGCGTAGGCGACGTCGAACAGGTTGTGCCCGGCCACGCCCAGGCGCACGTTCGCGGTGCGGGCCGGGTGCAGCGCGTAGTCCAGCACGCGCTTGTAGTGCGCGTCGGACTCGACCTTGGCGTGCCACGTCGCGAGCGGCCAACCGTGCACCTCGGCCTCGACGTGCTCCATGGGCAGGTTGGCGCCCTTGACCAGACGGACCTTGACCGCCGCGCCGCCGCGCGCACGGCGAGCCGCGGCCCACTCCTGGAGCCGGCGCATCGCGTCGAGCGCGTCGGGCAGGTAGGCCTGCAGCACGATCCCCGCCTCGAGGTGCAGCAGGTCAGGCGCGTCGAGCAGGCGCATGAAGACGGTGAGCGTGAGGTCGAGGTCCTTGTACTCCTCCATGTCCAGGTTCACGAACGCCGGGGTCGGCGCCGCAGCCGCGAGGCGGAACAGGGGGCCCAGCTGCTCGACCACGTGCTCGACCGCCTCGTCGAACGCCCACGGGTTGTGCGGTGCGACCACGGACGAGACCTTGACGGAGACGTAGTCGACGTCGTCGCGCCGCAGCAGCCGTTCGGTGCCCGCGAGCCGACGCGCGGCCTCGCGCCGGCCCAGCACGGCCTCGCCGAGCAGGTTCACGTTGAGCCGCACGCCGTCGCGCCGGATGTGGGCGATGGCCGGCCCGAGCCGGCGGTCGCTCGCGTCGATCACCAGGTGGCCGACCATGTGCCGCAGCACGCGCCGCGCCACGGGCACGACGACGTGCGGGAGCACGGGCGCGAGCGCACCCCCGACGCGCAGCAGCGCGCGCAGCCCGGCCGGCAGGAACGCCGGTGCGCGGCCCGCGAGCTCGTGCAGCGTCCGCGCGGCGACGTGCACGTCCTGCGGCCGCACCACGCCGTCGACGAACCCGACGACGAACGGCAGCCCCGCGGGGTCCTTGAGCAGCGCGGCGAGCTGTGCGGCGGACCCCTCCACGGGGTGGGCCGCGGCCTCCTGCAACCAGCGCCGCACGAGCGCGACGGCTTCCTGCGCGAGCCCCGGGTCGGTGGCCGAGGCGGGCGGTGGCGTGGGCGAGTCCGGCATCGTGTGCTCCTTCGTGGGCCCGGGCACGCACGGGGTCGCCGGCGTGCAGGCAGGCCCAGTATCCGGTGCGGCCCGCGCGTCGGCACGAGCGACGGGCCGTGTCCCGGCCGGTCAGTCGGCCGGACCCACCAGCACCGTGACGGACAGTCCGGGGACGACGAGCGTGCCGGGCTCGGGACGCCGCACGGGGGCCCACGCGGCGGCGACCTGGAGCGGGACCGGGGGCAGCGTCACCGTCCGCTCGGCCGGGTCGAGGTTGACCACCACGCGTGCCGATCCGCGGTGCAGCACCAGCACGCCCTGCCACGGCCCCGCGGCCTCGTCGGGACCGTCCCACGTGAGGTCGGTCGAGGCGAGGTCGCCCGACGCGAGGTCCGGCACGGAGCGCCGCAGCACGACGAGCTGGCGGTACCAGTCGAGCAGGCGCGCGTGCTCGTCCTGCGCGCGCTCGTCCCGGTCCAGCACCGCGCTCGCGTGCGTCGCGGCGTCCTGCGGGTCGGGGACGGTCACGTCGCCGCCGTACACCTGCTCCCAGCCGTGGCCCGCGAACTCCGCGCGTCGGCCCGTGCGGACCGCGTCGGCCAGGGCCGGGTCGGCGTAGGACGTGAAGAACGGGAACCGGCGTCGGGTGCCCCACTCCTCGCCCATGAACAGCAGCGGGGTGAACGGTGCGAGCAGCAGCAGCGCGGCCTGCGCCGCGAGCGCGCCCGCGGGCAGGCGCTCGGACGGGCGGTCGCCGAGCGCGCGGTTGCCCACCTGGTCGTGGTTCTGCACGCACACCACGAACCGGTGGCCGTCGGTCCCGGGCGGCACGGGACGGCCCCAGTCGCGGCCGCGGAACGTCGAGCGGCCGCCGTCGTGCACGAACACGCGCGTCAGCGCGTGCCGCAGCGTCGCGGGCGCGCCGAAGTCCACGTAGTACCCGTGCCGTTCGCCCGTGACCAGCGCGTGGATCGCGTGGTGCACGTCGTCGGCCCACTGCGCGGTCATGCCCCAGCCGCCGTCGGTCGTCGGCGCAACGGAGACCGGGTCGTTGAGGTCCGTCTCGGCCACGAGCGACAGCGGTCGGCCGAGCTCGGTGGACAGCGCGGCGACCTCGTCGGAGAGCTGGGCCAGCAGGTGCACGGGGGAGTCGTCCGCGAGCTCGTGCACCGCGTCCAGCCGCAGCGCGTCGACGTGGAAGTCGCGCAACCACCGCAGAGCGGAGTCCACGAGCCACCGCCGCACGTGCGACGAGCCGGGCTGGTCGAGGTTGATCGCCGCACCCCACGGCGTCTGGTGCGCGTCGGTCCAGTACGGCCCGAACTCGCCGACGTACGCGCCCGACGGGCCCAGGTGGTTGTGCACCACGTCGAGGCACACCGCGAGCCCGCGCGCGTGCGCGGCGTCGACGAACCGCTGCAGCGCGGCCGGGCCGCCGTACGCGTCGTGCACCGCGTACGGGCCCACGCCGTCGTACCCCCAGCCGCGGTCGCCGTCGAACGGCGCGAGCGGCATGAGCTCGACCACGTCCACCCCGAGCGCGACGAGGTCGTCCAGGTGCGCGATCGCCGCGTCGAGCGTGCCCTCGCGCGTGAACGTGCCGACGTGCAGCTCGTAGAGGACGCGGCCGCGCACGTCCAGGCCGGCCCAGCCCGCGTCGGTCCACGCGAACGCCCGCGCGTCGAACGTGCGGCTCGGGCCGTGCACGCCGTGCGGCTGCCACGGGCTGCGCGGGTCCGGGCGCGCCGGGCCGCCGTCGAGGCTGAACGCGTAGTCCGTCCCGTCCGGCAGGCCGTCCGCGGCCCACCAGCCCTCGTCGGCGCGCGTCATGGGCCGGCGGCCCTCGTCGACGACGAGGTCCACGTGCGCCGCGCGCGGGGCCCAGACGCGCACGCTCACGCGTCCGCCTCGCGGACCAGGAGCGCGACCGGGAGCCGCTCGAGCAGCGGGGCCACCGGGACGATCCCGCCGTCGACCTCCGTCCCGGTCAGGACGTCCACCCACCGGCCCTCCGGCAGCCCCACGGTGTGGTCCGCCCAGCCGCCGAGCCGGTCCACCGACGCGGCGAGCCGCGTCGCGACGACCGCCACGCGCGGGTCGTCGGCGACCGTGCGCGCGTACGTGATCGTCTGACCCGACGAGTGCGGAAGCGGCACGTAGCCCGCCTCCGGTCCCACGAACGCCTCGGGCATGCTGCGCCGCAGCCGCAGCGCGCGCGAGGTGACCAGGAGCTTCTCGTCGGACAGGTCACGGGGACCGGCGCCGTCGTCGAGCCGCGCCAGGCGAGTCACGAGCGGCTCGAGCGGCACGTGGCGGCGGTTGTCGGGGTCCACGAGCGTCGGCTCGGCCATCTCGCTGCCCTGGTACACGTCGGGCACGCCGGGCAGCGTGAGCTGGACGAGCTTGGTGCCGAGCGTCGCGGCGCGCACGGCCGTGCGCGTGCGCACCTCCCACTCCGTGAACAGCCCCGTGACCACCGGGTCGGCCAGCGCATGCCGCGCGAGCTCGAGCACGGCCGCCTCGTAGGCCTCGTCGGGCGCGGTCCAGAACGTGTGGCTCTTCGCCTCGCGCATCGCCTTGGTCAGGTACGGCTCGAGCCGGTCCAGCGGGATCGGCCCGGCCTCGGTCCACGTGCCCGCGAGCGTCTGCCACACCCACTGCTCGGTGCGGCCGTCGACGCGTGAGCTCCGTGCCGACGCGGTCGCGGCGCGCACCCGCGCGACCAGCGCCGCCCACTCGCTCGGCAGCTCCGAGAGCACGCCCAGCCGGTTGCGGGTGTCCTCGCCGCGCTTGGTGTCGTGCGTCGAGAGCGTCGTCATGGCCAGCGGCGCCGCGACCTGCTGACGCGCCGCCCAGGCGGCCAGGTCGGTGGGGGTGAGCGCGAAGCGCGCGGGTTCGCCGCCCACCTCGCACAGCCCCACCAGGTGCGTCCAGCGGTAGTACGCGGTGTCCTCGACGCCCTTGGCCGTGACCGCGCCGCACGTCTGCTGGAACCGCACCACGAGCTCGTCGCGACGGACCCCGCGCGTGCGGCCGGCGCTGCCGACCTCGCGGCCCAGCAGCAGGTCGACCAGCACGTCCATGGTCGCGGCGCGCTCGGCGGACATGCGCGTGCGCGCGAGCGTCGCGGCGTGTTCGAGCGCCGCGACCGAGTCCGGATGCACCTGCTCGCCCGGGACCACGTAGGAGCGGTAGCGCTCGCTCGCGACGAGCAGCTCGACGAGGCACTCGTGCAGCGCGCGCCAGGTGTGGTCGCGCAGGCGCAGGTCGTCGGCGCAGATGCTGGCCGCGAGCGTCGTCAGCCGGTAGACCTCGGCGTACAGCGGGCCGTCGACCACCTCGCGCTTGGCCTGCTCGGCCACGTGCGCGTAGTCGTCGGACGCGTCGCCCGTGAGGCGGTGCATGAGCGCACCGAGCGGGGCGGCTCCGCCGGGGTCGACGAACGTCTGCTGGATGCGCCACAGCGCGTCGTAGCCCGTGGTGCCCGCGGTCGCCCAGTCGGGCGGCAGGTCCTCCTCGCCCTCGAGGATCTTCTCGACGACGACCCACGCGCCCCCGCTGGCCTCGTGCAGCCGGGCGAGGTAGCCCGCCGGGTCGGCCAGGCCGTCGGGGTGGTCGATCCGCAGGCCGTCGAGCGTGCCGTCGGCCAGCAGGTCAAGCACCAGCCGGTGCGTCGCGTCGAACACCTCCGGGTCCTCGACGCGCACCGCGACCAGCGTCCCGACGTCGAAGAACCGCCGGTAGTTGAGCTCCTCGTCGGCCACGCGCCAGTACGCGAGGCGGTAGTGCTGACGCTCGAGCAGCTCGACGAGCGGCAGCGCCTCCGTCCCCTCCCGCACCGGGAAGACGTGGTCGTGGTACCGCAGGACCGTGCAGGTGCCGTGACCGGGCACGTCCTGCTCGACCAGCTCGATCTCGCCGCGCGCGACGACGGCTCCTATGCGGTCGCCCAGCACGGGCATCAGCACGGCGCCGTCGCCGGCCGACCAGTCGACGTCGAACCACGCGGCGTACGGCGAGGCGGGCCCGTCCGCGAGCACCGACCACAGCGCGGTGTTGTGCCACACGGGCGTCGGCACGGCCATGTGGTTGGGCACGATGTCGAGCACCAGGCCCAGACCCGCGCCGTGCGCGGCGTCCGCGAGCCGGCGCAGCGCCGGCAGGCCGCCCAGCACGGGCGAGACCTCGTCGTGCGCCACCACGTCGTAGCCGTGCGTGGAGCCAGGTGCGGCCGTGAGCACGGGGGACAGGTAGACGTGCGTGACCCCGAGCGACGCGAGGTACGGCACGCGCCCGGCGACGTCGTCCAACGTCATATCGGCGCCGAGCTGGACACGGTACGTGGAGACCGGGACCGGCCTGCCGGGTGCGGGCAGGCGGCGTGCCGCGGTCTGCCGCGCCTCGGTCACGGGGCTCCGTCCGTCGGCGCGGCGGCGGTCTCACCCGCGGCGTCCGCCTGTGGCGTCTGCTCGTCGGCCGTGCGGCGCGACGAGCGCTTGCGCGGTGCGCGGGGCTCGGGCGGCTGGACCTTGGCCTGCTCGCGCGCGGCCACCGCGACCGCGCCCGTGCCGGACACCGACGGGATCTCCTGGAACGGCGCCCGGGTCAGCACCACCATCGAGTGCCCGGCGAGCGCGAGCTCCTCGCCCGGCCGTGCCGTGTCACCGGGATCCACCTGCGAGTCCGTGTCGAACACCGCCGTCCACAGCTCGCCGTACGCGGCGTCCGGGATGGTGAACGACGCGGGGTCGGGCTGACCGTTGAAGAGGATGAGGAACGAGTCGTCGACCACCTGCTCGCCCCGCATGTCGGGCTCCGCGATCGCGTCCCCGTTGAGGAACACCGCCACGGCGCGCGCCATCGAGTTGTTCCACTCGTCGTCGGACATGTGCTCGCCCGAGGGCGACAGCCACGCGATGTCGCGCAGCTCGGACTCGCCCCCGTGCTCGGGAGCGCCCGCGAAGAAGCGCCGCCGCCGGAACACGGGGTGCTCGTTGCGCAGCCGGATCACCCGCCGCGTGAACTCGAGCAGCGCGGTGCGCTCGTCGTCCAGGTCCCAGTCCACCCAGGACAGCTCGTTGTCCTGGCAGTACACGTTGTTGTTGCCCTGCTGCGTGCGGCCCAGCTCGTCGCCGTGCGCGAGCATGGGGATGCCCTGCGAGAGCAGCAGCGTGGCCAGGAAGTTGCGCTGCTGGCGCGCGCGCAGCGCGTTGATCGCGGCGTCGTCGGTCGGGCCCTCCGCACCGCAGTTCCACGAGCGGTTCCACGAGTCGCCGTCGCGGTTGTCCTCGCCGTTGGCCGCGTTGTGCTTCTCGTTGTAGGAGACCAGGTCCCGCAGCGTGAAGCCGTCGTGCGCGGTGACGAAGTTGACGCTCGCGATGGGCCGGCGCCCGGTGTGCTCGTACAGGTCCGACGAGCCCGACAGCCGGCTCGCGAACTCGCCGAGCGTCGAGGGCTCGCTGCGCCAGAAGTCGCGCACGGTGTCGCGGTACTGCCCGTTCCACTCCGACCACAGCGGGGGGAAGCCACCCACCTGGTACCCGCCGTCACCCACGTCCCACGGCTCGGCGATCAGCTTGACCTGCGAGACCACCGGGTCCTGGTGCACCAGGTCGAAGAACGCCGACAGGCGGTCCACCTCGTGGAACTGACGTGCGAGCGTGGCCGCGAGGTCGAACCGGAAGCCGTCCACGTGCATCTCGGTGACCCAGTAGCGCAGCGAGTCCATGATGAGCTGGAGCACGTGCGGCGAGCGCATGAGCAGCGAGTTGCCCGTGCCCGTCGTGTCGAAGTAGTGCTCCTTGGCGTCGTCCACCAGCCGGTAGTAGTTGGCGTTGTCGATGCCGCGGAAGCTCAGCGTGGGGCCCATGTGGTTGCCCTCGGCCGTGTGGTTGTAGACCACGTCGAGGATCACCTCGATGTCCGCGGCGTGCAGCTCCTTGACCATCGCCTTGAACTCCTGCACCTGCTGGCCGGGCTGGCCGAACGCCGAGTAGGCGTTGTGCGGGGCGAAGAACCCGATGGTGTTGTAGCCCCAGTAGTTGGACAGCCCCTTCTCCTGGAGCGAGGGGTCGTTGACGAACTGGTGCACCGGCATGAGCTCGATCGCCGTGACGCCGAGCTGCTTGAGGTGCTCGATCACCGCGGGGTGGGCGAGGCCCGCGTACGTGCCGCGCAGCTCCTCGGGCACCGCGGGGTGCCGCTGCGTCAGGCCGCGCACGTGCGCCTCGTAGATCACCGACTGGTGGTACTCGTGCTCCGGCGGCCGGTCGTGGCCCCAGTCGAAGTACGGGTTGATGACGACAGACGTCATGGTGTGCGGCGCCGAGTCGTCCTCGTTGCGCGCGGCCGGGTCGTCGAACCGGTAGGAGTACAGCGACGCGTCGCCGTCGACCTGTCCGTGGATCGCCTTGGCGTACGGGTCGAGCAGCAGCTTCGAGGGGTCGCAGCGATGGCCGTTCTCGGGGTCGTACGGGCCGTGCACGCGGTAGCCGTACTGCTGGCCGGGCTGCACCGCCGGGAGATAGCCGTGCCACACGAACGCATCGACCTCGACCAGGTCGACGCGCCGCTCGGTGCCGTCGGGCTCGATGAGGCACAGCTCCACACGCTCGGCGATCTCCGAGAACAGGGCGAAGTTCGTGCCGGCGCCGTCGTACGTCGCGCCGAGGGGGTAGGGGCGTCCGGGCCAGATGAGCATGCGTCCAACAGTGCCAGCGCACGCCCGGGTCGGCACGGCCACACGTTCGGGGTTTGGTCACACCACCCGCGTGCCGGCCCGGCCGGTCGCCACCGGACCGCTCAGGCGGCGGCCGGGGGAGCGCCCAGCGTGCGGGCCGTGGCCCGGCGCACGACCTCCAGGTCGTCCGCGCCCCGGGCACGCCAGGACAGCTGCTCGACCGCGCCGTTGCCGCGCAGCGCGAGCGCCGCGAGCTGCCGCTCCACGGCTTCCAGGTCGCCGTTGGCCTCGAGCGCGGCCCGCACGTGCTCGAGCAGCTCGCCCACCACCTGCGCGGCCGGTGCGGGCCGCCACGTCACGGGGCTCACGAGCTCGCCGCTCAGACCCGAGCGCGCGGCCCGCCACGACGCGGCGGCGAGCACCTCGGCGCGCGGACCCGTCGCGCGCGGCGCGGCCACCGCGGTGTCGGCGAGCGCCCGCACCAGCGCGGCCTGCAGCGCGGCATCGCCCGCGTCGAGGCACACGTCCGCGACGCGCACCTCGACCGTCGGGTACCTCTGGGACAAACGGGCGTCGAAGTAGAGCATCCCGTCGTCGAGGATCGTGCCGGTCGCCAGGAGGTCCTCGACGACCGAGCGGTACGTCGCGGCGTCGCCGAACGGTGCGGTCGCACCCGCGGTCGGCCAGCGGCCCCAGACCTGCGACCGGTAGCTCGCGTAGCCGCTCGCGACGCCCTGCCACGACGGGCTGTTGGCGGACAGCGCGAGCAGCACCGAGGTCCACGGCCGCATGTGGTCCAGCACGTGCACGCCCTCGTCGTCGTCGGCCACGGACACGTGCACGTGGCACCCGCACGTGAGCTGCTCGCGCGCGGTCAGGCCGAAGCGCTCGCGGATGGCCTGCGCGCGCCGGTCGGGGATGACGGTCGGGTCCACGGCCTGCGGCGCGGTGCCGAGCGCGGCGATCCGCACGCCCGCGCCCTGGGCGACGTCGTCGACGCGCTCGCGGCCCGCGCGGACCTGCTCGAGCAGCTCGCGCAGGTCGGTGCACGGGTGCGTCGACGTCTCGACCTGCTCGCGCTTGAACTCCTTCTCCACGTCGCCACCCGGCTGCGGCGTGGACGTCAGCGTCCGGGCCGCGAGCCCGAGCACGGCCGGCGACTGCGCGGCCGGCACGCCCTCGGGCGTGACCAGCAGGTACTCCTCTTCCACACCCATGGTTCGCACGCGCCCCAGTGTGGGGCGGGACCGCGCAGGCGGCGAGCGGAGCAGTGCAAGACCTCGCGTCGCCGGGACACAGGCAGTGCGGGGGTGGTGACGTGGACGCGACGGGGCGTGCGGTGGTGGCGGGGCTGGGCGTGATCGTCGGGGTGGTCGGGCTCCTCGTCGCGATGCTCGCGGCCCTCGAGCAGGGTCCGGGCGCGCCCGCGCCGGCGGCGCCCGCGGTCGCGCGGGTCCTCGACCGGTGAGACACGCCCCGAACGGACGGCGCCCGATCGGGGCACGGGCGGCGCTCTGACCAGCGGTTCCATCCGTTGTGACCTGCGTCACACCATGGTCGCCTGGACACGATGTCCGACTTGTCGGTTAGCGTCTGGCCACACCACGGAGCGAGTTCGGCCCCGTGAACTCGGCGCCACCGTCGCCGTCGCACCGGCAGCGGTGGGACCTCCCACCGACGCCTCGGCACGGCGACGAGAAGAGGGCCCGAAGTGTCCACCACCACAGCCTCCGGCGTGACCGCGCCCACCACGTTCGACCGGCTCGTGCTCGAGCCCCGACGCACCGACCAGCCGCACGCGCGGCCGGCCCGCTCACCCGAGACGCACGCCGCGCAGAGCCCGTCGCTCGTCCTCATGGTCCTGATCGCGAGCGCAGGCATCGTGGTCTACGCGGTGTTCCTGCTCAACCCGGCCAACCGCGGCGACTGGCTCCCGTACGCGATGGTCATGGCGGCGGAGACCGTGCTCGTCGTGCACGCGCTGCTGGCCATGTGGACCGTGCTGTCCGCGAGCCACGACCCGCGGGGCTTCCACTTCCACCACGCGCAGGACCGTCTGTACGACGTCGCGGACATCGTGCGGGCCCGCGCCGAGGACCGCCCGCACGAGTGGACGATGTACCTGCGGGACCGCGCCATGACGGTCGACGTGTTCATCACGACGTACGGTGAGGACGTCGGGACCATCCGCCGCACCGTGACGGCCGCGCTCGGCATGCAGGGCGCCCACCGCACGTGGGTGCTCGACGACGGCCGCTCCGACGAGGTGCGCGACCTCGCGGCCGAGCTCGGGGCGCGGTACATCCGGCGCCTGTCGAGCAACGGGGCCAAGGCCGGGAACATCAACCACGCGCTGTCCATCGCGCGCGGCGACCTGTTCGTCGTGCTGGACGCGGACTTCGTGCCGCTGCCGACGTTCCTGCACGAGACGGTCCCGTTCTTCGCGGACGACGCGGTCGCGTTCGTCCAGACGCCGCAGACCTACGGCAACCTGCACACGACGATCTCCAAGGGCGCCGGCTACATGCAGGCGGTGTTCTACCGCTTCATCCAGCCGGGGCGGAACCGGTTCAACGCCGCGTTCTGCGTGGGCACCAACGTGATCTTCCGCCGCGCCGCGATCGACTCGGTGGGCGGCATCTACTCGGACTCCAAGTCCGAGGACGTGTGGACCTCGCTCATGCTGCACGAGAAGGGCTGGCGCACGGTCTACATCCCCGAGACGCTCGCGATCGGCGACACCCCCGAGACCATCGAGGCGTACTCCAAGCAGCAGCTGCGCTGGGCGACCGGCGGGTTCGAGATCATGCTCACGCACAACCCGCTGTCGCGCCGCCACCCGCTCACGCTCGACCAGCGCCTGCAGTACACGGTGACCGCCACGCACTACCTCACGGGCATCGCGCCGCTGCTGCTCCTGCTGGTGCCGCCGCTGCAGATCTACTTCGACCTGACGCCCATGAACCTCGAGATCACGCCCCTGACATGGGCGCTGTACTACGCGGGGTTCTACGTCCTGCAGATCGTGCTGGCCTTCTACACGCTGGGGTCGTTCCGCTGGCAGGTGCTGCTGCTCGCGTCGGTCTCGTTCCCGATCTACACGCGCGCGCTGGTCAACGCGGTGCTGCGGCGTGACCAGGCGTGGCACGTCACGGGCGCCAAGGGCGCCTACCGCTCGCCCTTCGCGTTCATCAACGCCCAGCTCATGTTCTTCCAGCTGCTCGCGCTCACCACGGCCGTCGGCATCTGGAAGGACGTGTCCAACAGCTACCCGAGCCTCGCGGTGGCCTGGAACGCGACGAACACCGTCATCCTCGGCGGGTTCGTCGTCACCGCGTGGCGTGAGGCCCGCGCCGGCCGGCGTGCCGCCCGCGCGGCGCGCGCCGACCAGCAGGGTCCGCCACGCGGACGACGCGCGGCGGCCACGCCCGCCCTGACGAC
The Cellulomonas gilvus ATCC 13127 DNA segment above includes these coding regions:
- a CDS encoding bifunctional proline dehydrogenase/L-glutamate gamma-semialdehyde dehydrogenase — encoded protein: MPDSPTPPPASATDPGLAQEAVALVRRWLQEAAAHPVEGSAAQLAALLKDPAGLPFVVGFVDGVVRPQDVHVAARTLHELAGRAPAFLPAGLRALLRVGGALAPVLPHVVVPVARRVLRHMVGHLVIDASDRRLGPAIAHIRRDGVRLNVNLLGEAVLGRREAARRLAGTERLLRRDDVDYVSVKVSSVVAPHNPWAFDEAVEHVVEQLGPLFRLAAAAPTPAFVNLDMEEYKDLDLTLTVFMRLLDAPDLLHLEAGIVLQAYLPDALDAMRRLQEWAAARRARGGAAVKVRLVKGANLPMEHVEAEVHGWPLATWHAKVESDAHYKRVLDYALHPARTANVRLGVAGHNLFDVAYAWLLAGRRGVRDAVELEMLLGMAPGQAEAVRREVGGLLLYTPVVAPREFDVAIAYLIRRLEEGASSDNFMSAVFDLATDEGLFARERDRFLASVAALDDEVPTRHRVPDRYAALEHAPGPGRFVNTPDTDPAVAENRARARAVLARVPSCDLGQDLIDAAHLRTSDEVDATVARTRAAAPAWAALPADERAAVLHRAGEVLEERRFELLEVMAAETGKTLDQGDPEVSEAVDFAHYYAELARELPGVDGARFEPATLTLVTPPWNFPVAIPAGSTLAALATGSAVVLKPAGQAQRCGAVLAQALWDAGVPRDVLALVQVEESTLGRTLVAHPGVDRVILTGAYDTAALFRSFRPDLPLLAETSGKNAIVVTPSADLDLAVKDVVASAFGHAGQKCSAASLVVLVGSVATSRRFRDQLLDAASSLVVAYPHDPRAQVGPVIEPAAGKLLAGLTELDPGESWALRPRRLDDEGRLWTPGVRVGVRRGARSHLTEYFGPVLSVMTATDLAEAVAITDDVDYGLTAGLHSLDPQEIAAWLGAVQAGNLYVNRGTTGAIVRRQPFGGWKRSAVGPGAKAGGPGYLDVLGTWHPRPAREGADVTDPRVRALVAAARADLTTEQAETVERGARNDALALATRFAPRDVTGLRAERNVLRHLPYGAPVLIRVSASGEPAALVRVVCAATAAGARAVVSTAAALPAAVTAAVADAAAALVVEDEDAWLVRAGGLAGGRVRLVGASAHTLTPATHGRPDLAVWDHAATESGRVELAPFLLEQAVSITAHRFGTPNHLTDDVL
- the treZ gene encoding malto-oligosyltrehalose trehalohydrolase, whose product is MSVRVWAPRAAHVDLVVDEGRRPMTRADEGWWAADGLPDGTDYAFSLDGGPARPDPRSPWQPHGVHGPSRTFDARAFAWTDAGWAGLDVRGRVLYELHVGTFTREGTLDAAIAHLDDLVALGVDVVELMPLAPFDGDRGWGYDGVGPYAVHDAYGGPAALQRFVDAAHARGLAVCLDVVHNHLGPSGAYVGEFGPYWTDAHQTPWGAAINLDQPGSSHVRRWLVDSALRWLRDFHVDALRLDAVHELADDSPVHLLAQLSDEVAALSTELGRPLSLVAETDLNDPVSVAPTTDGGWGMTAQWADDVHHAIHALVTGERHGYYVDFGAPATLRHALTRVFVHDGGRSTFRGRDWGRPVPPGTDGHRFVVCVQNHDQVGNRALGDRPSERLPAGALAAQAALLLLAPFTPLLFMGEEWGTRRRFPFFTSYADPALADAVRTGRRAEFAGHGWEQVYGGDVTVPDPQDAATHASAVLDRDERAQDEHARLLDWYRQLVVLRRSVPDLASGDLASTDLTWDGPDEAAGPWQGVLVLHRGSARVVVNLDPAERTVTLPPVPLQVAAAWAPVRRPEPGTLVVPGLSVTVLVGPAD